From Nguyenibacter vanlangensis, one genomic window encodes:
- a CDS encoding TonB-dependent receptor yields the protein MRLPTIPRRRALISGTFIACAGAWSPAPDGRAATPPPTSTTPQAHHAAPPAHPATHPAARPVPAGESISVTGGITTPTGVRNTTPGGGMMPVQTAPKSRSEVTRDFIAKKPANTTVQAMLASMPGVSYARSDPYGQISRGIVVRGLNYTQVGYLVEGIPLTDGVYLSPDAIGGSPDMENVSSVALTQGSPDISSPAYYSVGAEIRTTLRDPARKFGGLLESSYGTWNMKKEFARIDTGEIGHTGIRAFMSYSWSYNRFWQTPGSLTRHHVDAKAIKEWGDGNSAGLTFLWGHYIAGGINANGAATPTKAAFEKLGTSALYYNADYTPGVGSYWQLSRLRNDVLAIVAPVRLNLGSGLKLSVTPYFISWDKWTNYGETISQDHSYYGTRLAGPLSLPDVAANGRQTVEVVDPQHQRTLSLMTDLAWTHGHNTLRAGYWYAYLDMPERANYAATSAQGLPANAWGRYGVTTADGQVMSGWDIVFRQQTNALFLEDAYNALGGRLKMNAGFKAVMIQRWVSNLIPGAATYKNGANYVEPLPQLSASFDITPDDQIYVNGTTSFKAPDRSEAYIDIYDAASPIPIQGHPQNMKSEYAIGEELGYRHNGLVHLSAALFNYNMVNHDVLSTAFVGGSLVTAPIILGGQTIRGAQLEVGLRPWHFFSPYASGSYVHATTDNDFRVGNDLLPTAGKTAVNTPSFTGAIGLAYDDGTYFGNFNLNYIGRRYSTFMNDESMPGYLTSDITLGYRMPTLHVAHTALYRPQIQLNLMNIGNNIYYAQAAGLTSNARTMKGLYGTTIAGKSPTYQIGGGFAIAGAVTIGF from the coding sequence ATGCGATTGCCGACCATTCCACGACGACGAGCGCTGATTTCCGGAACCTTCATCGCCTGTGCCGGCGCCTGGTCGCCCGCGCCGGATGGCCGGGCCGCGACCCCGCCCCCGACCTCGACGACGCCGCAGGCGCACCACGCCGCGCCGCCCGCCCATCCAGCCACTCATCCCGCCGCCCGCCCCGTCCCGGCTGGCGAGAGCATTTCCGTCACCGGCGGCATCACCACCCCCACCGGCGTGCGCAACACCACGCCGGGCGGCGGCATGATGCCGGTGCAGACCGCGCCGAAATCCCGCAGCGAGGTCACGCGCGACTTCATCGCCAAGAAACCGGCCAACACCACCGTCCAGGCGATGCTGGCCAGCATGCCGGGCGTGTCCTACGCGCGGTCCGATCCGTACGGCCAGATTTCGCGCGGGATCGTCGTGCGCGGCCTGAACTACACGCAGGTCGGCTATCTGGTGGAAGGCATTCCCCTGACCGACGGCGTCTATCTCAGCCCCGACGCGATCGGCGGCAGCCCGGACATGGAAAACGTGTCGTCGGTGGCCCTGACCCAGGGATCGCCCGACATCAGCAGTCCGGCCTATTATTCCGTGGGCGCCGAGATCCGCACCACCCTGCGCGACCCGGCACGGAAATTCGGCGGCCTGCTGGAATCCAGCTACGGCACCTGGAACATGAAGAAGGAATTCGCCCGCATCGACACCGGCGAGATCGGCCATACCGGCATCCGCGCCTTCATGTCCTATTCCTGGAGCTACAACCGGTTCTGGCAGACGCCCGGATCGCTGACCCGCCACCATGTGGACGCCAAGGCGATCAAGGAATGGGGCGACGGCAACAGCGCCGGCCTGACTTTCCTGTGGGGCCATTACATCGCCGGCGGCATCAACGCCAACGGCGCGGCCACCCCCACCAAGGCGGCGTTCGAGAAGCTGGGCACCTCCGCACTCTACTACAATGCCGACTACACGCCCGGCGTCGGCAGCTACTGGCAGTTGTCGCGGCTGCGCAACGATGTGCTGGCCATCGTCGCCCCGGTCCGTCTCAATTTGGGCAGCGGGCTGAAATTGTCGGTCACGCCCTATTTCATCAGTTGGGACAAATGGACCAACTATGGCGAGACCATCAGCCAGGATCACAGCTATTACGGCACGCGACTGGCGGGGCCGCTCAGCCTGCCCGACGTCGCCGCCAACGGCCGGCAGACGGTCGAGGTCGTCGACCCGCAGCACCAGCGCACGCTCAGCCTGATGACCGACCTGGCCTGGACGCACGGCCACAACACGCTGCGCGCCGGCTACTGGTACGCCTATCTGGACATGCCCGAGCGCGCCAACTACGCCGCGACCAGCGCGCAGGGCCTGCCGGCCAATGCCTGGGGGCGCTACGGCGTCACCACCGCCGACGGCCAGGTGATGTCGGGCTGGGACATCGTGTTCCGCCAGCAGACCAACGCCCTGTTCCTCGAAGACGCCTACAATGCCCTGGGCGGCCGGCTGAAGATGAACGCGGGCTTCAAGGCGGTGATGATCCAGCGCTGGGTCAGCAACCTGATCCCGGGCGCCGCGACCTACAAGAACGGCGCGAACTATGTCGAACCGCTGCCCCAGCTCTCGGCCAGCTTCGACATCACGCCCGACGACCAGATCTACGTCAACGGCACCACCAGCTTCAAGGCGCCCGACCGCAGCGAAGCCTATATCGACATCTACGACGCGGCCTCGCCCATCCCGATCCAGGGCCATCCGCAGAACATGAAATCTGAATACGCGATCGGCGAGGAACTGGGCTACCGCCATAACGGGCTGGTCCATCTGTCGGCGGCGCTGTTCAACTACAACATGGTCAATCACGACGTGCTGTCGACGGCCTTCGTCGGCGGGTCGCTGGTGACGGCGCCGATCATCCTGGGCGGCCAGACGATCCGCGGCGCGCAGCTCGAAGTCGGGCTGCGTCCGTGGCATTTTTTCAGCCCCTATGCCTCGGGCTCGTACGTCCATGCCACGACCGACAATGATTTCAGGGTCGGCAACGACCTGCTGCCCACGGCGGGCAAGACGGCGGTGAACACGCCCAGCTTCACCGGCGCGATCGGGCTGGCCTACGACGACGGAACGTATTTCGGGAATTTCAACCTGAACTATATCGGCCGCCGCTACAGCACCTTCATGAATGACGAGAGCATGCCGGGCTATCTGACCTCCGACATCACGCTCGGCTACCGGATGCCCACCCTGCATGTCGCCCATACCGCGTTGTACCGGCCGCAGATCCAGCTCAATCTGATGAATATCGGCAACAACATCTATTATGCCCAGGCGGCCGGCCTGACCTCCAACGCCCGCACCATGAAAGGGCTGT
- a CDS encoding class II aldolase/adducin family protein, whose product MNDRDLREDLAAAYRLIALFGMSDLIYTHLSVRLPGAGNRFLVNPYGYLFEEITASSLVEVDADGHPTQPAAGSVNPAGFVIHSAIHRVRHDAACVMHTHTLAGMAVAAQTQGILPLNQISMEFTGHVAFHAYEGIAADDNLSERERLVRDLGHHTAMILGSHGLLTIGSTVAEAFYRMYYLEQACRIQIAAQSTGAPLSLPSPATLARTYAQFANEADKGQLVWTALRRKLDRDQPDYRD is encoded by the coding sequence ATGAACGACCGAGATCTGCGTGAAGACCTGGCGGCGGCCTACCGGCTGATCGCCCTCTTCGGCATGAGCGACCTGATCTACACCCACCTGTCGGTCCGCCTGCCGGGCGCGGGCAACCGATTCCTGGTCAACCCGTACGGGTATCTCTTCGAGGAGATCACCGCCAGTTCGCTGGTCGAGGTCGATGCCGACGGCCATCCGACCCAGCCGGCCGCCGGCTCCGTCAACCCGGCGGGCTTCGTCATCCATTCCGCCATCCATCGCGTGCGGCACGATGCGGCCTGCGTGATGCATACCCACACCCTGGCCGGCATGGCGGTCGCGGCGCAGACCCAGGGCATCCTGCCGCTGAACCAGATCAGCATGGAATTCACCGGCCATGTCGCCTTCCATGCCTACGAAGGCATCGCCGCCGACGACAATCTCAGCGAGCGCGAGCGGCTGGTCCGCGACCTGGGCCACCACACGGCGATGATCCTGGGAAGCCACGGGCTGCTGACCATCGGCAGTACGGTGGCCGAGGCATTCTATCGCATGTACTATCTGGAACAGGCCTGCCGCATCCAGATCGCCGCGCAATCGACCGGCGCGCCGCTCAGCCTGCCCAGCCCCGCGACGCTGGCCCGCACCTACGCCCAGTTCGCGAACGAGGCCGACAAGGGACAACTGGTCTGGACGGCGCTGCGGCGCAAGCTGGACCGCGACCAGCCCGATTACCGCGACTGA
- a CDS encoding LysR substrate-binding domain-containing protein translates to MGFIVSMKKRLSLPPFGALRAFEAYGRAGGVRKAAEHLGVSHTIVGRHLRTLEDWVGVALIDRAGGTLTQKGHAYHKDITDALDRLSRATERLRPRMDDAVRISCVSGFASLWLAARVGAFRRSEPSVNLMVRPFDRIPDFDRDDLHADIRYLRDEELDAFPAGCKKMQLARPPMFPVASPALAAEVSGRVRSITDLLTEPLIEAEDSQEWHLFLAGHKVSPASFVPFGRLGHASVTLAAARHGQGISLANIFLASDDLERGTLVRVTVPGQAFDRVFIGGYYLIAPENNWNRPQFARFRNWLTAEVASFLDRHAP, encoded by the coding sequence ATGGGTTTTATCGTGTCGATGAAGAAACGGCTCTCCCTTCCGCCCTTCGGGGCGCTGCGCGCCTTCGAGGCCTATGGCCGCGCCGGCGGCGTACGCAAGGCGGCCGAGCATCTGGGCGTCAGCCACACGATCGTCGGGCGGCATCTGCGCACGCTGGAGGATTGGGTCGGCGTGGCGCTGATCGACCGTGCCGGCGGCACGCTGACGCAAAAAGGCCATGCCTATCACAAGGACATCACCGACGCGCTGGACCGCCTGTCCAGGGCCACCGAGCGGCTGCGCCCGCGGATGGACGATGCGGTGCGCATCAGTTGCGTGTCGGGCTTCGCCTCGCTGTGGCTGGCGGCGCGGGTGGGGGCGTTCCGGCGCAGCGAACCGTCGGTCAACCTGATGGTGCGGCCCTTCGACCGTATTCCGGATTTCGACCGTGACGATCTGCATGCCGACATCCGCTATCTGCGCGACGAGGAGCTGGATGCGTTTCCCGCCGGTTGCAAGAAAATGCAACTGGCGCGGCCGCCGATGTTCCCGGTCGCCAGCCCCGCGCTGGCGGCCGAGGTGTCGGGCCGGGTGCGAAGCATCACCGACCTGCTGACCGAGCCGCTGATCGAGGCCGAAGACAGCCAGGAATGGCATCTGTTCCTGGCCGGCCACAAGGTCAGCCCGGCCTCGTTCGTCCCGTTCGGCCGGCTGGGCCATGCCAGCGTCACCCTGGCGGCCGCGCGCCACGGCCAGGGGATTTCCCTGGCCAACATCTTCCTGGCGTCCGACGATCTGGAACGCGGGACGCTGGTCCGGGTCACGGTGCCGGGACAGGCATTCGATCGGGTCTTCATCGGCGGCTATTACCTGATCGCGCCGGAAAACAACTGGAACCGGCCCCAATTCGCCCGTTTCCGCAACTGGCTGACCGCCGAGGTCGCGTCGTTTCTGGACCGCCATGCGCCGTAG